The Hippopotamus amphibius kiboko isolate mHipAmp2 chromosome 3, mHipAmp2.hap2, whole genome shotgun sequence genomic interval GTGGGGCTGCCTGCGTGGGATCTGGGGTTGGATGGAAGGGTGTTGGTTGGATGGAGTGATGGTTGGATGGAGGGGAGTTAATGGGATGAAAGAGCATTGGTTGTGTGGAGGTATGTTGGTTGAAGCGAGTGGTGTTGCTTGCACAGAGGAACATTGCTCAAACAAAAGTATTGGTTGGATGGAAGGATAGTGATTGAATGGAAAGACATTGGTTGAATGGAGGGGTGTTGGTTGCATGGAGGGGTGTTGGTTGGATGGAGGGGTGTTGACTGGATGGAGTAGCATTGATTGGATGGAGGAGTGTAGATTGGATGGAAGAGTGTTAGTTGAATAAGAGGGTGTTAATTGGATAGACGGGTGTCGGATCAATGGAGAGATATTGGTTGGATGAAGGGGTGTTGGTTAGATAGAGGGGTATTGGTTGGCTGGAGGGTCATTGGTTGGATGGAGGTTTTGATTGGATGGAGGGGTGTAGATTGGATGGAAGAGTATTAGTTAACTAAAAGGGTGTTAGTTGAATAGGGGGGTGTAGGATCAACAGAGGGATCTTGGTTGGATGGAGTGGGTTGGTAGGATAAAGGGGTGTTGGTCGGATGGAAGAGTGTAGGTGAATGGACAGGAGCTGGTTGGATGGAGGGACATGGGTTGGATGGAGGAATGGGTGTGTCAGTGGCGGAGGGATCCAGCAGAAGCTGAGGGGTCTGCACCCACCTCGATGGCCTGGGTGTACTGCTCCAGCCGCTCATCGATCTTGGAGatgggcagggctggctgggaCTTCTTCACGCTGTTactggaggagaggagaaggatcGTGGCCCAGGCCCTCTCACGCAGCTTCTACACCCTACCCTGGGCTCCCACCAGAGCTCTCCCGGGCCCCCAGATCTCCACCTGCTGGGCCCCCTCCCTTGGAGATCCCCAAGTCCTGCCTGGGGAAGCAGCCAGACATACCTCTTCTGAATGGAGCGGTGCAGGGACTCGGTTCTGTCACTGAGctgtggggggcaggtggggactAAGCCTCCGAAGCGGAGCGGGGCCCccaggccaccccccacccccccagctgcTCCCCCCACCGGCTTGTGCACGTCCCAGGCTCTGCTGAGAGCTGGCGTGGCAGAGAAGGCGCAGGCCATGCTCTGTGTGCTGGGGCTGCCCCGGGGCTGCCTCTCTGGGGCTGCCATTTGTCATGAGTCTGGGACAGAGGACAAGGCTTTGGGGCTTAACCTACTTTGGTGCTGGGGCTCAGCGGGGGTGAGCCCGGTTCTGTCCCCTCCAGGACCAAGGGGCTGGGGGTCCTGGGCTGCTGGCATCTCTGGTGCTGGGAATAGAACAGCCGAGGTTACAGGGTCTGGACGATCTCCCCCTttgcacacccccccccccgcttcacccctccctgggcctcaggtcCTTTCCCGCCCTGGCATGCCCCTGGTCCTGGAATTCTCTGCAGCAGGAGCTGGTGAGTCCTGGAAAGTGCTGTTCCACCAGGCAGGGTCACCAACCCCACCACCCTCTGCGAATGCAGGGTCTACAGTCTACCGGTGGGGGTGCTGGCTCCCTCTAGGCCAGTCCCCACAAGACCCACAGAGCACGCAGGTAGCATGGGGACCAGCCCAGGGGCTGGGTGTGCCCAGACCCTGCGGGGAACCGCCGGCACCTGCGCATCGGCCTCCTCGGTCTCTGCCGGCCCTGGGCTGCCCTGGACGGGCCCCTCGGGGCCTTTGGGCTCTGTGTCCTCTggtcccagcccctcctggggcTCCGAGTCGGGGCTCAGACGCAGCTCCTCCAGACAGACCCCGGCTGGTCTCACCTGGTCTTCGGCATCCTGGTTCCCGCAGGCGTGCTGGGGgggcctgtgggggtggggaggcgagCCAATCGATCGAGGGTCATTTGACTGATGGCTTAAAGTCCCTTCCCATTtccaagcctcagtctccccatctgtaagatggggcgGTCAGACCAGTTGAGCACCCAGGAATCTTGAGACCCCAGCCTCTCTCGGGAAGTGAGCCCAAGGACCTCAGAGCCAGCCCTCTGTCCCCGGGGCCACTTGGCCACCAGCGCGCACTGCCCCATCCCTGCTGGGCAGGCCTCTCTTGACAGAGGGCCACCCACACACGGAGGTCAGCCCCTCAGAACTGGCCCGGGCCCATGTTTTGCTTGTAAGTGTTGGCCTAGGCTGGCTGGTCCCCTGGggaccccctgccccctgccctgctgtGTGGGGGCAAGTGGGCCTGGGCGTCGAGTGGGAGGGAGCAAGATGGGGTGTGAGGGTGGTCTGGGGGCTGGGCAATGGGGGGACAAGGCAATGGCTGGGGTCACAGCTAGGACTGCAGCCCAGAGGTCCCGGGCTGACCGGGCTGGCTtgcggggaggggaggccagcCGCTGGCAGCCTGCGCGGCTCTGCATTTGAGCGGGACTGAACCTGGAGGAGAAGATAGGAAATTCTCGCATTTTCCATGATTTCAGGCCCCTTGGTGTTCATGCCAGCCAAGACCCAGACCCACCACCCAAGGTGGGCCGGGGTCCGAGCCAGCAGCAGGCTCACAGAGGGCCCATTCAGCTGCGGCTACCGCGGCCAGGCAGGTGCGGGGGGGGCAGGGTAGCCTGGCGGGAGCAGGAGGGTCCACGGAAGAGCTATAGTGCCCCCTGCTGTTGGGCGGCCGGCTGGGGATGAAGGGAACAGGGCCGGCAGGGCTGTGGCCACCCCAGCGCCAGTGGATGGGCCATCCTGCATCCCCCGCCACACACAACCCGGGCCCAGCTCAGATACGCAGAGTGTGCTCTGACTCCCAGAGacagacggggaaactgaggcctggagggcGGCCATGGGCAGAGGACCATGCCAGGACCAGGGCCCTGGCCAGGCAACTGTCTCTGGGCGTGGGGGCCCCGCTTGCAGGATGGGAAGGGGTGGCTGAGTGACCGGAGGGGTCTTAGCGAGAGCTCGGGGCTGCTTAGAGGTCTTGGAGGGGACGGGAGGTGGCTCAGAGGGGGCCTGGTGACACTCGTGGCCACAGGGCCCCAAGGCTGGAGCTCCTGAGAAGAGCCAGGCCCCTGACCACAGTGGGGGGCCTGGAGCCCAGCTTGCGGGGTGCCCAGAGCAGCTCAGACCCCTGAGGTAGGGTGAGGGGGAGGCTACGGGAGCAGCCCCCATCCAggggccccctccccctgcccgcccTGGTTCAGAGCGCCTGCACATCTGGAAAGCCTGTCCCCCCAGGCCGACGCATGGCTGCACATCTGGAAATACCTGCTCCCCTCCGTGGGAATGGAGCTCGCTGCCCCGAGGGAGGAaggggcgcggcgggggcgcagGGCCTCCCTGACGTCAGCGGGCTGCAGATGTGCTGATGGAGCAAGAGGCCGGCCGCAGCTGGTCTGGATGGGGCCCGGGGGCCCCGGGGAGCCCAGGAATGAGATtcctcccgcccctcccgcgGCACCAgcacccccgccgccgccgccctgcCGTCTCgcactcttcctccttctcccctcgCAGCCACGGGGGCCTTTTGGGgggctgctggggaggggagcagaggaccTTGCTCAGACACAGGTTAGGGGCTAGGAGAGAGCCCCCTGCCTCCATGCTTTGACCCCCACTTGCctgtcctcctcctgctccccctctGGACTCTCGTCCCGAGGGGGGTCCCCGCCGTCCGtggtctccccagccccccagggcTGCCGCCGCTGCTCTGGCTTCTGGGACCAGTCACCGAAACCCTCATCTTCATCCAGTTCAGTGGCCTCCGAGGGCTTCAGGCTGAGACTGAAAGAGCAGGCAGGCTCTCAGGGCTGGGCCAGATGTGGGGCAGAGGGCTGACGCCCCTGTCCACTCTGCGTCCCTTTCTCAGACCCTGGGCACCAAGTACAGGAGACCTCATCCGCACAGGGGCAGCACCCCACAGCTGGGCTAAGTCTCCCCGTTGTCAGACAAGCCCTGAGGGCAGGATTGCATCTCCCCACATACGGGAGCTACCTGAGGCCAAGATGGGGCCATACCCTATCAGCCAGGGCTTCCCAAGAACAGGGCTGTGCCTCCCCCCTCAGTCTAAGAACAGGGCTGTGCCTCCCCTCTCAGTCTAGGGCTCCCCAAGAACAGGGCTGTGCCTCCCCCTTCAGTCTAGGGCTCCCCAAGAACAGGGCTGTGCCTCCCCTCCCAGTCTAGGGCTCCCCAAGAACAGGGCTGTGCCTTCCCCCCAGTCTAGGGCTCCCCAAGGGCTGGGCTGTGCCTCCCTCCCAATCTAGGGCTCCCCAAGAACAGGGCTGTGTCTCTCCCCCCAGTCTAGGGCTCCCCAAGAACAGGGCTGTGCCTCCCCCCTCAGTCTGGGGCTCCCCAAGGGCTGGGCTGCACCTCCCCCCTGCACCCAGGGTCCCGAGTGTGGGCGACAGTCTCCCCCGCTGTCCCAGTTGAGCCGCAGGGTTCTGGCCCCCAGGCTCCTTGCCCGGGCAGCAGGGTGAGtcccgcaccctgccccccatgcAGGCCTGTGGTCCTGGCCCCGgcagcccctgcctgcccctgGCGGCCCCTGCCTGCCCCCGGCCCCTTCCTGCTTAGGCCGGGGACCTGGCCCGAGGGGCCTTGACCGCCACAGCACCCCCACTCCACCCAGAGCTGCTGACTCGGagaaaatggaacaaaacagagccGGGAGGAGGGGAGCCATTATTGGAAaaacagcccagcccagccacagCGGCCTCCTGGGCCCCGAGAGGGAACGTGCTGGCCCTCGGCCGCCAAGTTGGACGTGGACTCAGTGAGTCACAG includes:
- the LSP1 gene encoding lymphocyte-specific protein 1 isoform X1; protein product: MAEAPSDPGSEEQQELLVEEGAGLTTQWSVEDEEEAARERRQRERDRQLQAQDEDEGGQSPERPEQEKLLSLKPSEATELDEDEGFGDWSQKPEQRRQPWGAGETTDGGDPPRDESPEGEQEEDRPPQHACGNQDAEDQVRPAGVCLEELRLSPDSEPQEGLGPEDTEPKGPEGPVQGSPGPAETEEADAQHQRCQQPRTPSPLVLEGTEPGSPPLSPSTKLSDRTESLHRSIQKSNSVKKSQPALPISKIDERLEQYTQAIETAGRNPKLARQPSIELPSMAVASTKSLWETGEVQAHSTAKAPSCKDIVAGDMTKRSLWEQKGGPKASSTVKSTPSGKRYKFVATGHGKYEKVLVDEGSVP
- the LSP1 gene encoding lymphocyte-specific protein 1 isoform X2; this encodes MSSSALLRRNSSKQGLESLLRLTTQWSVEDEEEAARERRQRERDRQLQAQDEDEGGQSPERPEQEKLLSLKPSEATELDEDEGFGDWSQKPEQRRQPWGAGETTDGGDPPRDESPEGEQEEDRPPQHACGNQDAEDQVRPAGVCLEELRLSPDSEPQEGLGPEDTEPKGPEGPVQGSPGPAETEEADAQHQRCQQPRTPSPLVLEGTEPGSPPLSPSTKLSDRTESLHRSIQKSNSVKKSQPALPISKIDERLEQYTQAIETAGRNPKLARQPSIELPSMAVASTKSLWETGEVQAHSTAKAPSCKDIVAGDMTKRSLWEQKGGPKASSTVKSTPSGKRYKFVATGHGKYEKVLVDEGSVP
- the LSP1 gene encoding lymphocyte-specific protein 1 isoform X3; protein product: MAHWLTTQWSVEDEEEAARERRQRERDRQLQAQDEDEGGQSPERPEQEKLLSLKPSEATELDEDEGFGDWSQKPEQRRQPWGAGETTDGGDPPRDESPEGEQEEDRPPQHACGNQDAEDQVRPAGVCLEELRLSPDSEPQEGLGPEDTEPKGPEGPVQGSPGPAETEEADAQHQRCQQPRTPSPLVLEGTEPGSPPLSPSTKLSDRTESLHRSIQKSNSVKKSQPALPISKIDERLEQYTQAIETAGRNPKLARQPSIELPSMAVASTKSLWETGEVQAHSTAKAPSCKDIVAGDMTKRSLWEQKGGPKASSTVKSTPSGKRYKFVATGHGKYEKVLVDEGSVP